From a single Candidatus Babeliales bacterium genomic region:
- the rplB gene encoding 50S ribosomal protein L2 has protein sequence MAIRTRKPRNASLRFQTFITSDDITTNKPEKSLVVGLKKKAGRNAYGRITVRHRGGGAQRSYRIIDFKRDVRDVEGKLTTIEYDPNRNVRIGLVNYASGAKRYILIPEGLSVGDMVFASEKAEPKIGNALPLRNIPVGFIVHNIEIKPGSGGKFARSAGTSIQVMAKEGDYITLKMPSGEVRMVHQNCWATVGVLGNAEYKNIVLGKAGRTRHMGIRPTVRGMAMNPIDHPHGGGEGRSKSGSHPVSPWGKGSKGTRTRTRKNPLIIRRRKK, from the coding sequence ATGGCAATACGAACAAGAAAACCAAGGAATGCATCATTAAGGTTTCAAACCTTTATAACATCAGATGATATCACTACCAATAAGCCGGAAAAATCATTAGTAGTTGGGTTGAAAAAAAAGGCAGGTAGAAATGCTTATGGCCGCATAACCGTAAGGCATAGAGGCGGTGGTGCACAAAGAAGCTATAGAATTATAGACTTTAAAAGAGATGTGCGCGATGTTGAAGGTAAATTAACTACTATCGAATACGACCCAAACCGTAATGTACGGATAGGATTAGTTAACTATGCGAGTGGTGCAAAAAGATATATACTTATACCAGAAGGATTATCAGTAGGTGATATGGTATTTGCAAGCGAAAAAGCTGAACCAAAAATTGGAAATGCTTTGCCATTGCGTAATATCCCTGTTGGTTTTATTGTTCATAATATTGAAATTAAGCCAGGATCTGGTGGGAAGTTTGCTCGTAGCGCAGGGACATCGATCCAAGTTATGGCTAAAGAAGGTGATTATATCACTTTAAAAATGCCTTCTGGAGAAGTTCGCATGGTACACCAAAATTGCTGGGCAACCGTAGGTGTGCTTGGAAATGCCGAATATAAAAATATTGTACTTGGCAAAGCAGGAAGAACACGACACATGGGTATTAGGCCTACAGTACGTGGTATGGCAATGAACCCGATTGATCATCCACATGGTGGTGGTGAAGGTCGTTCTAAGTCTGGTTCACATCCAGTTTCTCCTTGGGGTAAAGGTAGCAAGGGTACACGTACAAGAACACGAAAAAATCCTTTAATAATAAGAAGACGCAAAAAATAG
- the rpmC gene encoding 50S ribosomal protein L29, whose amino-acid sequence MKEKINFKELSEQELREKYETLKREHFSLTLNAATAHIKDYSQFNKLRKDIARTLTFLNQKLMQ is encoded by the coding sequence ATGAAAGAAAAAATTAATTTTAAAGAATTAAGTGAGCAAGAATTACGTGAAAAATATGAAACGCTAAAAAGAGAACATTTTAGCCTGACGTTAAATGCGGCAACTGCTCACATAAAAGATTATTCACAATTTAATAAGTTGCGGAAAGATATTGCAAGAACATTAACATTTTTAAATCAAAAGTTAATGCAATAG
- the rplE gene encoding 50S ribosomal protein L5: MANKARLEELYRNEIRSQLKKDLGYENIMEVPSLSKIVINVGVKEAVSDSRILKKVSDIIAQIAGQMPVRTKAKKSIAGFKIREGMPLGVMVTLRRKRMYEFLDRLISLALPKVKDFQGLKDRFDGQGNYNFGVKEWSIFPEVERASEEMLGGLNITFHTTATKDEEALSLLKKFGMPFRHSKSN, translated from the coding sequence ATGGCTAATAAAGCACGTTTAGAAGAATTATATAGAAACGAGATTCGATCTCAGCTTAAAAAAGATTTAGGTTACGAAAACATAATGGAAGTTCCTAGTCTTTCAAAAATTGTTATCAATGTTGGCGTAAAAGAAGCGGTATCTGATAGTCGAATTTTAAAAAAAGTTTCAGATATTATAGCACAAATTGCAGGACAAATGCCGGTAAGAACCAAAGCGAAAAAATCTATCGCAGGTTTTAAGATTCGTGAAGGGATGCCACTTGGCGTGATGGTCACATTAAGAAGAAAAAGAATGTATGAATTTTTGGACCGATTAATAAGTCTTGCATTGCCAAAAGTAAAAGATTTTCAAGGATTAAAAGATCGCTTTGATGGACAAGGTAATTATAATTTTGGCGTTAAAGAATGGTCAATTTTCCCTGAAGTAGAACGTGCATCAGAAGAGATGTTGGGAGGCTTAAATATTACTTTTCATACTACCGCTACAAAAGATGAAGAAGCTTTAAGCCTTTTAAAGAAATTTGGAATGCCCTTTAGGCATAGTAAATCGAATTAA
- the rpsQ gene encoding 30S ribosomal protein S17, with the protein MLQGKVVSDNMDKTIVVEFKRTYKHALTGKVMKSIKKYKVHDESEQAKVGDIVEFYEGRPLSKTKYMYLAQIINQ; encoded by the coding sequence ATGCTTCAAGGCAAAGTTGTTTCTGATAATATGGATAAAACCATTGTAGTTGAATTTAAAAGAACCTATAAGCATGCCCTAACAGGAAAAGTCATGAAGTCTATAAAAAAATATAAAGTTCATGATGAAAGCGAGCAGGCAAAAGTGGGTGATATTGTAGAATTTTATGAAGGACGACCTCTTTCAAAGACTAAATACATGTATTTAGCCCAGATTATCAATCAATAG
- the rplP gene encoding 50S ribosomal protein L16: MLMPKKTKYRKVQRGTLKGLSKGARTVDFGEYGLQAVEPIWLTAQQIEAMRVTISRKLKKVGKLFLRVFPDKPVTKKPAETRMGKGKGNPELWVAVVKRGRVICEIEGLPEEESKKVLQLASYKLPMKTKFVTRADK, translated from the coding sequence ATGTTAATGCCAAAGAAAACAAAATATCGGAAAGTACAACGAGGAACGCTAAAAGGATTATCCAAAGGAGCGCGTACCGTAGACTTTGGTGAATATGGTTTGCAAGCAGTAGAACCAATTTGGTTAACCGCTCAACAAATCGAAGCGATGCGAGTTACCATTTCACGAAAATTAAAAAAAGTTGGAAAACTTTTTTTGCGTGTTTTTCCGGATAAACCAGTTACCAAAAAACCTGCAGAAACTCGAATGGGTAAAGGTAAAGGAAATCCTGAGTTATGGGTTGCAGTAGTAAAAAGAGGTCGCGTTATTTGTGAAATTGAAGGCTTACCAGAAGAAGAATCAAAAAAAGTACTTCAATTAGCTTCTTATAAATTACCGATGAAAACAAAATTTGTAACACGAGCGGATAAATAG
- a CDS encoding type Z 30S ribosomal protein S14, translated as MARKALIEKSQKTPKFAVRQRNRCKLCGRPRGYLRMFKMCRICFRENALKGWLPGVKKTSW; from the coding sequence ATGGCAAGAAAAGCATTAATAGAAAAATCACAAAAAACTCCAAAGTTTGCAGTACGACAAAGAAATCGTTGCAAGCTTTGCGGTAGGCCGCGCGGTTATTTGCGAATGTTTAAGATGTGTAGAATCTGTTTTCGTGAAAACGCGTTAAAAGGTTGGCTGCCTGGCGTTAAAAAGACAAGTTGGTAA
- the rplF gene encoding 50S ribosomal protein L6 has product MSKIGRRPIDLGNVQIEINGQEVHYKGKKDSGVHALPEGLQAELVDNKKIKILCDDKESRESKRLWGLHRALLANEIKGADQGFEKQLNITGLGYKAAVSGDKLIFSLGYSHKIEFPLPKGISVDIDKKGQTLKVSGSDKERVGAVCSEIKALRPPEPYKGTGIQLSDETILRKAGKTKSA; this is encoded by the coding sequence ATGTCAAAAATTGGAAGAAGACCTATAGATTTAGGCAATGTACAGATTGAAATTAATGGTCAAGAAGTACATTATAAAGGAAAAAAAGACTCAGGAGTACATGCGCTTCCTGAAGGATTACAGGCAGAGCTTGTTGATAATAAAAAGATAAAAATTCTTTGTGATGATAAAGAATCGCGTGAAAGTAAAAGGCTTTGGGGCTTGCATAGAGCGCTTTTAGCAAATGAAATTAAAGGCGCGGATCAAGGGTTTGAAAAACAATTGAATATTACAGGTCTTGGATATAAAGCTGCTGTATCCGGTGATAAATTAATTTTTTCATTAGGATATAGTCATAAAATTGAATTTCCTCTACCTAAAGGAATATCGGTTGATATCGACAAGAAAGGCCAAACGCTAAAAGTTTCAGGTTCTGATAAAGAACGCGTTGGTGCGGTTTGTAGCGAAATAAAGGCTTTGCGGCCACCAGAACCTTACAAAGGAACTGGGATTCAGTTATCCGATGAAACGATTTTGCGTAAAGCTGGTAAAACTAAATCAGCATAA
- the rpsS gene encoding 30S ribosomal protein S19, translating to MARSIKKGPFVDESLLNKIQKIKSSGKREVIKTWSRRSMVIPDFVGLTIAVHNGKKFVPVFITENMVGHYLGEFSPTRTFKLHSGQRKAGVAA from the coding sequence ATGGCAAGATCTATCAAGAAGGGACCATTTGTAGATGAATCGTTACTAAATAAGATTCAAAAAATAAAATCAAGTGGAAAACGCGAAGTTATAAAAACATGGTCAAGACGCAGTATGGTTATTCCTGATTTTGTAGGATTAACTATTGCCGTACATAACGGAAAAAAGTTTGTGCCTGTTTTTATTACTGAAAACATGGTTGGACATTATTTAGGGGAATTTTCGCCTACAAGAACATTTAAGCTGCATAGTGGACAGCGCAAAGCAGGAGTTGCTGCGTAG
- the rplX gene encoding 50S ribosomal protein L24, giving the protein MERIKKNDTIVVISGKDKGKKGEIIEILPKKGKVLVKGVALVTKHYKARKQGEKSGIKKIESYIDSSNIMPICPSCGKPARVGAKEVESGKRLRVCKQCNENF; this is encoded by the coding sequence ATGGAACGGATAAAAAAAAATGACACCATAGTTGTAATATCTGGTAAAGATAAAGGCAAAAAAGGTGAAATCATTGAAATTTTACCGAAAAAGGGTAAAGTATTGGTTAAGGGGGTAGCGCTTGTTACTAAGCACTATAAGGCGCGCAAACAAGGTGAAAAATCTGGCATCAAGAAAATCGAAAGTTATATTGATAGCTCAAATATTATGCCAATTTGTCCTTCGTGTGGAAAACCTGCACGAGTAGGTGCTAAAGAAGTTGAAAGTGGCAAGCGACTTAGAGTTTGCAAACAATGTAACGAAAATTTCTAA
- the rpsC gene encoding 30S ribosomal protein S3, with product MGQKVNPIGFRIYGGYRDWDARWFARNSYGEQIMQDLAIRKYIEKNLEAAEVGRVEIEKAGDNVKVIIHSGKPGVVIGKKGQDIEVLRKDLAKLLNIKSVEVSVQEVKNPELDATLVAKNIADQLERRGNYKLAMKRAANTAIKTGAKGIKIRCAGRLAGAEIAREEWTRVGAIPLHTLRADIDYGFAKAKTTYGIIGVKVWICRGDYQVS from the coding sequence GTGGGACAAAAAGTTAATCCAATTGGATTTAGAATTTATGGAGGGTACCGCGATTGGGATGCGCGTTGGTTTGCTCGTAACTCTTACGGTGAGCAAATTATGCAGGATCTTGCTATTCGAAAATATATAGAAAAAAATTTAGAAGCCGCAGAAGTAGGGCGCGTTGAAATTGAAAAAGCTGGCGATAACGTTAAAGTTATTATTCATTCGGGTAAACCAGGTGTAGTGATTGGAAAAAAAGGACAAGATATAGAAGTCCTTAGAAAAGATCTTGCCAAGCTACTTAATATTAAAAGCGTTGAAGTGTCAGTTCAAGAAGTGAAAAATCCAGAACTAGATGCTACTTTAGTTGCAAAAAATATTGCAGATCAATTAGAACGTCGTGGTAATTATAAATTGGCAATGAAGCGTGCAGCGAATACCGCAATTAAAACAGGCGCTAAAGGAATCAAAATTCGATGTGCTGGTCGGTTAGCTGGTGCAGAAATTGCCCGTGAAGAATGGACCCGAGTTGGTGCTATTCCTCTCCATACATTACGAGCTGATATTGATTATGGATTTGCAAAAGCTAAAACAACCTACGGAATTATCGGTGTCAAGGTTTGGATCTGTCGTGGTGATTATCAAGTTAGTTAA
- the rplV gene encoding 50S ribosomal protein L22 — MQFVAKTKFIRYSPYKLRPIADFVRGKNVKNALDWLYAHENQRVTPLKKMIESAVANAKYLKDIRSEDLYIKELRVDQGPTFKYFKPGAMGRATILRKRFSHLSVTLESKEQKEV, encoded by the coding sequence ATGCAATTTGTGGCAAAAACAAAATTTATACGATATTCACCATACAAGCTGAGGCCTATAGCTGATTTTGTACGTGGTAAAAATGTAAAAAATGCACTTGATTGGCTATATGCTCATGAAAATCAACGAGTTACGCCCTTAAAAAAAATGATAGAATCAGCCGTGGCAAATGCAAAATATCTTAAGGATATAAGATCCGAAGATTTATATATTAAAGAATTGCGCGTAGATCAAGGGCCTACCTTTAAATATTTTAAGCCTGGCGCAATGGGAAGAGCGACTATTTTGCGAAAGCGATTTAGCCATTTAAGTGTTACTTTAGAATCAAAAGAACAGAAAGAGGTATAG
- the rplN gene encoding 50S ribosomal protein L14, translated as MIQKESYLVVADNSGAKELQCIHIVGGTRKRYAYLGDRIKCSVKKAIPGGMVKKGDVVDAVIVRTAKEYRRDDGSYIRFGDNAAVIVKENDLIATRIFGPVAREIRKKYPKIVSLAPEVL; from the coding sequence ATGATACAAAAGGAATCTTACTTAGTAGTAGCCGATAATTCTGGCGCAAAAGAATTACAATGTATTCATATCGTAGGTGGAACGAGAAAACGTTATGCATATTTAGGCGATAGAATAAAATGTTCGGTAAAAAAAGCTATACCTGGAGGTATGGTAAAAAAAGGTGATGTTGTAGATGCAGTTATTGTACGTACTGCAAAAGAATATCGACGAGATGACGGAAGTTATATTCGTTTTGGTGATAATGCTGCAGTTATTGTAAAAGAGAATGATTTAATTGCAACGCGTATTTTTGGACCAGTAGCTCGAGAGATAAGAAAAAAATATCCTAAAATAGTCTCTCTAGCTCCTGAAGTTTTATAA
- the rpsH gene encoding 30S ribosomal protein S8, with translation MSIDTIGNFLTIIRNGFILGKRSVEAPFSRMNFNIAQILKDEGFVKDIMIHGEGVEKRIKVLLKYVDGESVIHEITRLSKPSRRRYEKAKSLKPVKGKLGISILTTSKGLMTNKKARELAVGGEVICSVW, from the coding sequence ATGTCAATAGATACAATAGGAAATTTTTTAACAATTATTCGCAACGGCTTTATTCTTGGCAAACGCAGTGTAGAAGCTCCTTTTTCAAGAATGAATTTTAATATTGCTCAAATTCTCAAAGATGAAGGATTTGTCAAAGATATTATGATTCATGGTGAAGGAGTAGAAAAACGAATAAAAGTTTTATTAAAATATGTAGACGGCGAATCAGTTATTCATGAAATAACACGTTTAAGTAAGCCAAGTCGTCGTCGTTATGAAAAAGCAAAAAGTTTAAAGCCAGTTAAAGGTAAACTTGGAATTTCTATTCTCACCACTAGCAAAGGCTTGATGACCAATAAAAAGGCTCGAGAGCTCGCAGTGGGAGGTGAAGTGATTTGCTCGGTTTGGTAA